From a single Mobula birostris isolate sMobBir1 chromosome 13, sMobBir1.hap1, whole genome shotgun sequence genomic region:
- the LOC140206785 gene encoding uncharacterized protein: MAHPRVHTRERPFTCSDCGKGFTWSSQLKVHQQVHTGERLFTCSDCGRGFTRSSDLLVHKSVHTGEWPFTCADCGQGFRSSSELKVHQRVHTGERPFTCSDCGKGFTQSSRLKVHQRVHTGERPFTCSDCGKGFTCSSQLKVHQRVHTGERPFTCSDCGKGFTQSSHLKVHQRIHTGEWLFTCSDCGKGFTCSSQLKVHQRVHTGERPFTCLVCGKGFILSSSLLTHQSVHTGERPFTCSDCGKGFTKSSNLKDHQRVHTGERPFTCSDCGKRFIQSSKLKVHQRVHTGERPFTCSVCGKGFTQSSGLQTHQSVHTRVWPLTCSDCGKGFTLSSQLKVHQQVHHGDSPFTSSDCGNGFTQSSNLKEHQRVHSGERSFSCSDCGKGLTQSSNLVIQYQGHTGRNFQ, translated from the coding sequence atggctcacccgcgagttcacaccagggagcgaccattcacatgctcagactgtgggaagggattcacttggtcatctcaactgaaggtacatcagcaagttcacactggagagaggttgttcacttgctcagactgcgggaggggattcactcggtcatccgacctactggtacacaagtcagttcacactggggagtggccattcacctgcgcagactgtgggcagggattcagatcgtcatctgaactgaaggtacatcagcgagttcacactggagagaggccattcacctgctcagactgcgggaaaggattcactcagtcatctcgacttaaggtacatcagcgagttcacactggggagaggccgttcacctgctcagactgtgggaagggattcacttgctcatcccaactgaaggtacatcagcgagttcacactggagagaggccattcacctgctcagactgcgggaagggattcactcagtcatctcatctgaaggtacatcagcgaattcacactggggagtggctgttcacctgctcagactgtgggaagggattcacttgctcatcccaactgaaggtacatcagcgagttcacactggggaaaggccattcacctgcttagtgtgtgggaagggattcattctgtcatcttccctactgacacaccagtcagttcacactggagagaggccattcacctgctcagactgtgggaagggattcactaagtcatctaatctgaaggatcatcagagagttcacactggagagaggccgttcacctgctcagactgtgggaagaggttcattcagtcatctaaactgaaggtacatcagagagttcacactggagagaggccgttcacctgctcagtttgtgggaaaggattcactcagtcatccgggctacaaacacaccagtcagttcacactaggGTGTGGCCATtaacctgctcagactgtgggaaaggattcactttgtcatctcaacttaaggtacatcagcaagtccaCCATGGGGACAGTCCGTTTACCTCctcagactgtgggaatggattcactcagtcatctaatctgaaggaacatcagcgagttcactctGGGGAAAGGTCgttctcctgctcagactgtgggaagggattgactcagtcatctaaccttgtaATACAATAccagggtcacactgggagaaattttcaataa